A single window of Candidatus Zymogenaceae bacterium DNA harbors:
- a CDS encoding DUF3795 domain-containing protein has product MKISENINLEKPITYIACCGFYCRTCKVYTDGQCRGCKLGYDTGERDIVRAKCKIKLCCFRDNKFEICADCADFPTCGLIRGRFTDYKLRRSLEFLDFIRSEGYPAFIEKADTWKDCLGKLD; this is encoded by the coding sequence ATGAAAATTTCTGAAAATATAAATCTTGAAAAACCAATAACATACATCGCCTGCTGTGGGTTTTACTGCAGGACGTGCAAGGTATATACGGACGGGCAGTGCCGGGGCTGTAAGCTGGGGTATGACACCGGGGAGCGGGACATCGTCCGGGCAAAGTGCAAGATAAAATTATGCTGTTTCAGGGATAACAAATTCGAGATCTGCGCCGATTGTGCGGATTTTCCCACGTGCGGGTTGATCCGGGGCAGGTTCACGGACTACAAGCTGAGGAGGAGCCTTGAGTTTCTCGATTTTATCAGGAGCGAGGGGTATCCCGCCTTCATTGAAAAAGCGGATACCTGGAAGGACTGCCTGGGGAAACTGGATTGA
- a CDS encoding acyl-CoA dehydrogenase family protein, giving the protein MDFAFTDEQLAFREQVLKFSQNEIAPLAEEFDEKGEFCWEAWKKMGEFGLLGLHFPEEYGGANADVVTSCMAAEALSEGGADGGLTLSWGAHTYLSADTIYQHGTPAQKEKYVPKMATGEWVGCMALTEPNAGSDAASVATTAVKKGDRYILNGSKMFITNGPIADVCVVYASTDKEKRHMGISAFIVEKDFKGFGVSKTLKKMGVKTSSTAELYFDDCEVPEENVLGEINNGFPMALQTLEWDRSALLAPFVGGMEYVLKLCTQYSKDREQFGRPIAKFQAIQQKLADIKCFVEASRLLVYKVAWSKDQGKALNHMEAAVAKLFVGDWGMPAVSEAVQIHGGYGYMHEYPVERVFRDTKLAQIGGGTSEIQRMIISRLLLS; this is encoded by the coding sequence ATGGATTTCGCGTTTACCGACGAGCAACTGGCCTTCAGGGAACAGGTGCTCAAGTTTTCCCAGAACGAAATAGCCCCCCTGGCTGAAGAATTTGATGAGAAGGGGGAATTCTGCTGGGAGGCCTGGAAAAAGATGGGAGAGTTCGGTCTCTTGGGCCTTCACTTCCCCGAGGAATATGGCGGCGCCAATGCCGATGTGGTTACCTCGTGTATGGCGGCCGAAGCGCTGTCTGAGGGAGGCGCCGACGGCGGTTTGACCCTCTCCTGGGGCGCCCATACCTATCTTTCCGCCGATACCATCTATCAGCACGGCACGCCCGCACAGAAAGAGAAATACGTTCCCAAAATGGCCACCGGCGAATGGGTGGGCTGCATGGCCCTGACCGAGCCGAACGCCGGCTCCGACGCCGCGTCTGTCGCCACCACCGCCGTCAAGAAGGGAGATCGATACATCCTGAACGGATCCAAGATGTTCATCACCAACGGCCCCATCGCGGACGTCTGCGTTGTGTACGCCTCCACCGACAAGGAAAAGCGGCACATGGGCATCTCCGCCTTCATCGTCGAAAAGGACTTCAAGGGATTCGGCGTCAGCAAAACCCTCAAGAAAATGGGCGTGAAGACTTCCTCCACTGCGGAGCTCTACTTCGACGACTGCGAGGTGCCCGAGGAAAACGTCCTGGGCGAAATCAACAACGGCTTCCCCATGGCGCTTCAGACCCTGGAGTGGGACCGCTCGGCGCTGCTTGCTCCCTTCGTCGGCGGGATGGAGTATGTCCTGAAGCTCTGCACCCAGTATTCAAAAGACCGGGAGCAGTTCGGCCGCCCCATCGCCAAGTTTCAGGCAATCCAGCAGAAGCTCGCAGATATCAAGTGCTTTGTCGAGGCGTCGCGGCTCCTTGTCTATAAAGTCGCCTGGAGCAAGGACCAGGGGAAAGCCCTGAACCACATGGAGGCCGCAGTGGCGAAGCTCTTTGTGGGGGACTGGGGCATGCCTGCGGTATCCGAGGCGGTTCAGATCCACGGCGGGTACGGCTACATGCACGAATACCCGGTGGAGCGGGTATTTCGGGATACGAAACTGGCCCAGATCGGCGGCGGTACCTCGGAAATCCAGCGTATGATCATTTCCAGGCTACTGTTGTCGTAA
- a CDS encoding TetR/AcrR family transcriptional regulator — MNQQDKTQVILDAAIRVFARKGYYGARVSDIANEAGIAYGLVYHYFKNKEDLLLSIFRTRWDQFLDAIRSIMETGTDPAEMIRKVISFLFHSYKNNPAMIEVMIMDVTKSTRFLNDENISHFLEAFSLITQIVDLGKDSNIFKPDIDSTMTAYTIYGSVERMMLLWILRDQKSITIEEAKSASNMVSTILLNGMIR, encoded by the coding sequence GTGAACCAACAGGACAAGACCCAGGTCATCCTTGATGCGGCGATACGGGTATTCGCCAGAAAGGGCTATTACGGCGCGCGGGTATCGGACATCGCCAACGAGGCGGGCATCGCCTACGGACTGGTATACCATTATTTCAAGAACAAAGAGGACCTGCTGCTCTCCATTTTCAGAACCAGGTGGGACCAGTTTTTGGACGCCATCCGCTCGATTATGGAAACCGGGACAGATCCGGCGGAAATGATCAGAAAGGTCATCTCCTTTCTCTTTCACTCCTATAAAAACAACCCGGCCATGATCGAAGTGATGATCATGGACGTCACAAAGAGCACGCGGTTTCTCAACGATGAAAACATCAGTCATTTCCTTGAGGCCTTCAGCCTCATCACACAAATCGTCGATCTCGGCAAGGATTCGAACATATTCAAACCGGATATCGACAGCACCATGACGGCCTACACGATCTACGGATCGGTGGAGCGTATGATGCTGCTTTGGATATTGAGAGATCAGAAGAGTATCACCATTGAGGAGGCGAAAAGCGCCTCCAACATGGTATCAACGATACTTCTCAACGGTATGATCCGATAA
- the corA gene encoding magnesium/cobalt transporter CorA, protein MSYDKDAFREREGISVEEALGELDRPETTWIDVVGVHDEAVLSQIGAAQGLHPLTIEDIMNTNQRPKVEEYDHLLFIVMHMLFIPDGGEKIVREQVSLVLMEGKVISFQERDGDVFENVRDRIRKGGGRIRSMGADYLAYALVDAMVDAYFVVLEHIGDRLEELEDEVLTGENKEILGELHDMRRRIIELRRSVWPFREVIHRLVENPAPLIEADTVVYLRDVFDHTIRVVEMVESVRDVLSSILDLHLSMVSNRMNEVMKVLTIIATIFIPLTFVAGIYGMNFKYMPELGWRYGYPAALALMLFMFLMMVKWFKRNGWF, encoded by the coding sequence ATGTCGTATGACAAAGACGCCTTCAGGGAACGGGAGGGAATCTCGGTGGAGGAGGCGCTTGGCGAGCTGGACCGGCCCGAGACGACCTGGATCGATGTGGTGGGTGTTCACGATGAGGCGGTCCTCTCACAAATTGGAGCGGCCCAGGGCCTGCATCCCTTGACCATCGAGGACATCATGAACACCAACCAGCGGCCGAAGGTGGAAGAATACGATCACCTTCTCTTTATCGTCATGCATATGCTGTTCATCCCCGACGGGGGAGAAAAGATCGTCCGGGAACAGGTCAGCCTGGTGCTCATGGAGGGAAAGGTGATCTCGTTTCAGGAGCGGGACGGAGATGTGTTCGAGAATGTGCGGGATCGCATTCGAAAGGGGGGGGGGAGAATACGATCCATGGGGGCGGATTACCTGGCCTATGCCTTGGTGGACGCGATGGTGGACGCCTATTTCGTGGTGCTGGAGCACATCGGGGATCGCCTGGAGGAGCTGGAGGACGAGGTGCTGACCGGTGAAAACAAGGAAATCCTGGGCGAGCTTCACGACATGCGCCGGCGTATCATCGAGCTTCGGCGCTCCGTCTGGCCCTTTCGGGAGGTGATACACCGCCTGGTGGAAAATCCCGCACCGTTAATCGAGGCGGATACCGTGGTGTATCTGAGGGACGTGTTTGATCACACCATCCGGGTGGTCGAAATGGTCGAGAGCGTTCGGGATGTATTGAGCTCGATACTGGATTTGCACCTCTCGATGGTGAGCAACCGGATGAACGAGGTCATGAAGGTGCTGACGATCATCGCCACGATCTTCATCCCCCTGACGTTCGTCGCCGGTATCTACGGAATGAATTTTAAATACATGCCGGAGTTGGGCTGGAGATACGGATATCCCGCAGCGCTGGCATTGATGTTGTTCATGTTTCTCATGATGGTGAAATGGTTCAAGAGAAACGGGTGGTTTTGA
- a CDS encoding class I SAM-dependent methyltransferase → MKECLKKILPECVLNVLRVIRRKIKYIYTIDAIVDDLNSLRSHVLDIEVELTQLKSVIQYESDMPLPPPKHLQVRVVGGYAPTFIQSGFRVCNHINDALKTVEKELTDFNTILDFGCGCGRVIRCLKIVHPSSDLYGTDIDSEAIEWLSDNYSKYGSFSVSPHMPPTEYQDNFFDFIYGISVFTHLPEDMQCAWLNELRRITKRKGYLILTTHGEKHYGKCGMETTEIMANKGFLYRQFDNYGERIQLPSFYQNTYHSHDYIRREWGKLFDVIDIKATGMENHQDAVLLQNK, encoded by the coding sequence ATGAAAGAATGTCTCAAAAAGATTCTTCCGGAATGTGTTCTGAATGTACTGAGAGTGATTCGGCGGAAAATCAAATATATATATACAATTGATGCAATAGTTGATGATCTCAATTCACTTCGATCGCATGTTTTGGATATAGAAGTCGAGCTCACACAATTGAAATCCGTCATTCAATACGAATCCGACATGCCCCTGCCGCCTCCAAAACATCTCCAGGTAAGAGTGGTTGGTGGATACGCACCAACCTTCATACAAAGCGGATTCAGAGTATGTAATCATATCAACGATGCCCTCAAAACCGTCGAGAAGGAGCTTACGGATTTCAATACAATTCTTGATTTTGGCTGCGGATGTGGTCGGGTAATCAGATGTTTGAAAATAGTCCATCCTTCATCTGATTTATATGGTACCGATATTGACAGTGAAGCAATAGAATGGCTCAGCGACAATTATTCCAAGTATGGAAGTTTCTCTGTTTCTCCACACATGCCGCCGACAGAATACCAGGATAATTTTTTTGATTTCATTTACGGAATAAGTGTATTCACTCATTTGCCGGAGGATATGCAGTGTGCGTGGTTGAACGAATTGAGAAGAATTACAAAGCGGAAGGGGTATCTCATTCTTACAACACACGGGGAAAAGCATTATGGGAAATGCGGCATGGAAACAACTGAAATCATGGCAAACAAGGGGTTCCTATACAGACAATTTGATAATTACGGAGAGAGAATACAATTACCAAGTTTCTACCAAAATACGTATCATTCGCATGACTACATCAGGAGAGAATGGGGAAAACTATTCGATGTCATTGATATCAAAGCAACAGGCATGGAAAATCACCAGGATGCTGTCTTGCTGCAAAATAAATAG
- a CDS encoding acyl-CoA dehydrogenase family protein produces the protein MDYSLNDEQLALQESFRKFCDNEIKPNADKLDKADHAEADTIMKQNFKKLAEFGYTGMCHEEKYGGSGKDLITQCVAQEELARVCAATFLSVGGSLGLCGLPIAHFGTDAQKKKYLPKLISTDMIGAFGLTEPEAGSDAISIKTTARKKGDRYILNGSKTFISNGPIADIAVVMAVTGKPDEKGRNVSSFIVEKGMKGFSAGKHLDKMGYRGAATSELFFDDCEVPAENLLGVENEGFIQAMKTLEYGRIGMAVVALGIAVACMEESIKYAKERQQFGKPIGKFQMVGFRLSDMKVLTDVSRLLIYKAAWLKDKNDPEAATMASIAKLTASEASTKISSWAVQVHGGYGYMTEYPVERLYRDAKLGEIGEGTSEIQRVLIARDVLAKY, from the coding sequence ATGGATTATTCTCTCAATGATGAACAATTGGCATTGCAGGAATCATTCCGAAAATTCTGCGATAATGAAATAAAACCGAACGCCGATAAACTTGACAAGGCCGACCACGCCGAGGCCGACACAATCATGAAGCAGAACTTCAAGAAGCTTGCCGAGTTCGGATACACCGGTATGTGTCACGAAGAGAAGTACGGCGGCAGCGGTAAGGATCTGATAACCCAGTGCGTGGCCCAGGAGGAGCTGGCCAGGGTATGCGCCGCCACCTTTCTCTCCGTGGGCGGAAGCCTGGGCCTGTGCGGTCTTCCCATCGCTCATTTCGGCACCGATGCTCAAAAAAAGAAATACCTCCCGAAGCTCATCTCCACGGATATGATCGGCGCCTTCGGACTAACGGAACCCGAGGCCGGGTCGGACGCCATAAGCATCAAGACCACCGCCCGGAAAAAGGGCGACCGCTACATCCTCAACGGCTCGAAAACCTTCATCAGCAACGGCCCCATCGCCGACATCGCCGTGGTCATGGCCGTAACCGGGAAACCGGACGAGAAGGGACGCAACGTCAGCTCCTTCATCGTGGAAAAGGGGATGAAAGGCTTTTCCGCCGGAAAACACCTGGACAAGATGGGGTATCGGGGCGCCGCCACATCCGAGCTCTTCTTCGATGACTGCGAAGTCCCCGCCGAAAACCTTTTGGGCGTTGAAAACGAGGGCTTCATCCAGGCAATGAAGACCCTGGAATACGGGCGCATCGGCATGGCGGTGGTGGCCCTGGGCATCGCCGTCGCCTGTATGGAGGAGTCGATCAAATACGCCAAGGAGCGCCAGCAGTTCGGAAAGCCCATCGGCAAATTTCAGATGGTCGGATTCAGGTTGTCCGACATGAAGGTGTTAACCGATGTATCCCGCCTGCTGATCTACAAGGCCGCATGGCTCAAGGATAAGAACGATCCTGAAGCGGCCACAATGGCCTCCATCGCAAAGCTCACCGCTTCGGAAGCCTCGACGAAGATATCGAGCTGGGCGGTTCAGGTCCACGGCGGCTACGGCTATATGACCGAATATCCGGTGGAGCGGCTCTATCGGGACGCGAAGCTGGGGGAAATCGGCGAGGGGACATCGGAGATTCAGCGGGTGCTCATCGCCCGAGATGTTCTCGCGAAGTATTAA
- a CDS encoding sulfatase, which yields MTRKKNENGLFDTSITRRDALKLMGGAAALAGASGLGFSENLFAQGSKKPNVIFILTDDHRWDVMGAMGHPFIQTPNMDRLANEGVLFENAFVTTSLCSPSRASFLTGQYASTHGVVNNFSRWDPETNITYLQHFKEAGYATAFIGKWHMPGTGTGLPELPGVDLFISFTRKDGQGDYWNCPIYKNYELVTEPRNPYITTDLTDYAIDFVKENAGTPFCMYLSHKAVHHDWRPPEHLKGKYEDADLSFLAPEGDKYNTMTGNNFIEGGMDDMHTRYRRYCECLESVDEELGRLLSTLEETGQLDNTVIVYAGDNGYIFGEHRLIAKHCSYEESIRIPYVVRAPGIIPDPGRRAEQMVLNLDLSPSLLELAGIPIPDSVQGESFAPILRSAKAQGRESFAYELFRDFPFGGRVPPHKAVRTEKHKYVEWEACRDPELYDLENDPREMNNLIGTAEGDLLAPELAAELESLRQRFNLKPGMV from the coding sequence ATGACACGGAAAAAGAACGAAAACGGATTGTTTGATACATCTATCACCCGGCGGGACGCCCTGAAGCTGATGGGCGGTGCCGCGGCACTGGCGGGGGCCTCCGGCCTGGGATTCTCGGAAAATCTCTTCGCCCAGGGATCCAAAAAACCCAACGTGATCTTCATCCTCACCGACGATCACCGCTGGGACGTCATGGGCGCGATGGGCCATCCCTTCATCCAGACGCCGAATATGGACCGCCTGGCGAATGAGGGGGTCTTGTTCGAAAACGCCTTCGTGACTACATCGCTCTGCAGCCCCAGCCGGGCGAGTTTTCTGACCGGGCAGTACGCATCAACCCACGGGGTGGTCAACAACTTCAGCCGGTGGGACCCGGAAACGAACATCACCTACCTCCAGCACTTCAAGGAGGCGGGATACGCCACCGCCTTCATCGGCAAGTGGCACATGCCCGGCACCGGCACGGGACTGCCGGAGCTGCCGGGGGTGGACCTCTTCATCTCCTTTACCCGAAAGGACGGCCAGGGGGACTACTGGAACTGCCCCATCTACAAGAACTACGAGCTGGTGACGGAGCCGCGGAACCCCTACATCACCACGGATCTCACCGACTACGCAATCGACTTCGTGAAGGAGAACGCGGGGACGCCGTTCTGCATGTACCTCTCCCACAAGGCGGTCCATCACGACTGGCGGCCGCCGGAACACCTCAAGGGAAAATACGAGGACGCGGATCTCTCGTTCCTGGCCCCGGAGGGGGACAAGTACAACACCATGACCGGTAACAACTTCATCGAGGGCGGCATGGACGACATGCACACCCGCTACCGGAGATACTGCGAGTGCCTGGAATCGGTGGACGAGGAGCTTGGGCGGCTGCTTTCGACGCTGGAGGAGACCGGTCAGCTTGACAACACCGTCATCGTCTACGCCGGGGACAACGGCTACATCTTCGGAGAGCACAGGCTTATCGCCAAGCACTGCTCCTACGAGGAATCCATCCGCATCCCCTACGTCGTCCGGGCGCCGGGGATCATCCCCGATCCGGGCCGCCGGGCGGAGCAGATGGTGCTGAACCTGGATCTGTCGCCGTCGCTGTTGGAGCTCGCCGGGATACCGATTCCGGATTCGGTGCAGGGGGAGAGCTTTGCGCCCATCCTGCGCTCGGCGAAAGCACAGGGGAGGGAGTCCTTCGCCTACGAATTGTTCCGCGATTTCCCCTTCGGCGGGCGGGTGCCGCCCCACAAGGCGGTAAGGACCGAAAAGCACAAGTACGTCGAATGGGAGGCGTGCCGGGATCCGGAGCTGTATGACCTGGAGAACGATCCCCGAGAGATGAACAACCTCATCGGCACCGCCGAAGGCGATCTGCTGGCGCCGGAGCTGGCCGCGGAGCTGGAGAGCCTGCGCCAGCGGTTTAACCTCAAGCCGGGGATGGTGTAG